Proteins from one Coregonus clupeaformis isolate EN_2021a unplaced genomic scaffold, ASM2061545v1 scaf0941, whole genome shotgun sequence genomic window:
- the LOC121556190 gene encoding transmembrane protein 9B: MSGVAFKLLSLLVGLLFISTQTTDAKNSEDIRCKCTCPPYRDVDGQIYKQNVSLKDCNCLHVVEPMPVDGKDVEAYCLRCECKYEERSSGTIKVTIIIYLSILGLLFLYMVYLTLLEPMLKRRLFGHSQLQNDDDVGDQQPFANAHNVLSRSASRPNMLNKVEHAQQRWRRQVQEQRKSVFDRHVVLS, encoded by the exons ATGTCGGGCGTCGCCTTCAAACTGCTCTCTCTTCTTGTTGGTTTGTTATTTATATCAACACAGACGACGGATGCTAAG AATTCAGAGGATATTCGGTGTAAATGTACCTGCCCACCGTACAGAGACGTCGATGGACAGATCTACAAACAAAATGTATCTCTAAAGGATtg TAACTGCCTCCATGTTGTGGAGCCAATGCCAGTTGACGGAAAGGATGTGGAGGCGTACTGTCTGCGTTGTGAATGCAAATATGAGGAGAGGAGTTCTGGAACCATCAAG GTAACTATCATAATCTACCTGTCCATCCTGGGCCTGCTGTTCCTCTATATGGTGTACCTGACCCTGCTGGAGCCCATGCTGAAGAGGAGGCTCTTTGGACACTCACAGCTCCAGAATGATGATGATGTCGGG GACCAGCAGCCTTTCGCCAACGCCCACAACGTATTGTCTCGTTCGGCCTCTCGTCCCAACATGCTGAACAAAGTGGAGCACGCTCAGCAGCGCTGGAGGAGGCAGGTCCaggaacagaggaagtctgtgtTTGACCGCCATGTGGTGCTCAGCTAA